A stretch of the Calypte anna isolate BGI_N300 chromosome 21, bCalAnn1_v1.p, whole genome shotgun sequence genome encodes the following:
- the PLEKHG5 gene encoding pleckstrin homology domain-containing family G member 5 isoform X1, producing the protein MHFDGHISFDLPPQGSILARNMSTRSCPPRTSPASDVDEEEEGAVDSRGEQRNSALKLPKKKAWRRHTDDPSKECFTLKFDLSVDIKAEIVPAAKKKSLGEVLLPVFERKGIELGKVDIFLDQSHTPLSLQFDAYRFGGHYLRVKAKPGDELTVEQAAWDARSAGLPILHPACTATSLGPMSELGRQEGPDSLAPGRRRKNMTEFLGDASIPSPELAPHGSGSLPANGTDTWKNRAASRFSGFFGSGSSTGSFGRETEKLEQLVSRLHAYGTIGLPKMPPQLCFDRDSWEEDGDEAGLALEDSWQQIIRGAEALSRRQCHQQEAIWELLHTEATYIRKLKVITDLFLCCLLNLQELGLLCEVDAEKLFGNIGEIIQLHRKLWRSVMAPVLAKARQTGAPLDPIDFLSGFKMFGSLFEPYVRYCMEEEGCMEYMRALLRDSELFRAYVTWAEKHEQCSRLKLSDMLVKPHQRLTKYPLLLKSVLKKTDDPRARDAITTMIGSVERFINHVNSRMCQRQEQQRLAAILSRIDAYEVVEGSTDEVDKLLKEFLRLDLMAPIPGTSPEDTRQLLLEGSLRMREGKDSKMDVHCFLFTDLFLITKPLKKAERTKVVRQPLLMDKVVCRELRDPGSFLLIYLNELGSAVAAYTFQASGQCRSWVEAVRNAQNLLQRLRQRRRLEEEEKEEEEEGESGASATSSPTVRRHGSTSLDSQQCPSDGSTETLALVAVDGGGELSSPDWDTGPFSSTSDGSSIGTRTSAETPTQELPAGALPVPVPHGAEPPTGGCRSSSIDSAYGTLSPASLRDFSQQPEGQEPSPAPRPPSPRLRRRTPVQLLPCPVRVLKSKSEASLPQLLLPGSPAPLSQSRSLSDLCTGPARTLAQALAPAAAPSSSGSSTSELSEPEEPVESRASLPRELSHHPHPAAHRTLSDPQPAQHRKLTPAQLYRIRTTLVLNSTLTASEV; encoded by the exons ATGCACTTTGATGGCCACATCTCCTTCGACCTGCCCCCACAAG GCTCCATCCTCGCCCGCAACATGTCAACTCGCTCCTGCCCCCCACGCACCAGCCCTGCCTCTGATgtggatgaggaggaggagggagcagtggATAGCAGAGG GGAGCAGAGGAACTCAGCGCTGAAGCTGCCCAAGAAGAAAGCATGGCGCAGGCACACAGAC GACCCCAGCAAGGAGTGTTTCACCCTGAAGTTCGACCTCAGTGTTGACATCAAGGCAGAGATTGTGCCAGCTGCAAAGAAGAAGTCCCTGGG GGAGGTGCTGCTGCCAGTCTTCGAGAGGAAGGGCATTGAGCTGGGCAAGGTGGACATCTTCCTGGACCAGTCTCACACGCCACTCTCCCTCCAGTTTGACGCCTACCGGTTCGGGGGGCACTACCTGCGGGTGAAAG CTAAGCCTGGGGATGAGCTGACAGTGGAGCAGGCAGCGTGGGATGCCAGGTCGGCTGGCCTGCCCAtcctgcaccctgcctgcaccGCCACATCCCTCGGGCCAATGTCAGAGCTGGGACGCCAGGAGGGACCCGACAGTCTG GCTCCGGGCCGGCGGAGGAAGAACATGACAGAGTTTCTGGGAGATGCCAGTatccccagccctgagctggcCCCCCATGGCAGTGGCTCCCTACCTGCCAACGGCACCGACACCTGGAAGAACCGTGCCGCCAGCCGCTTCAGTGGATTCTTTGGCTCCGGCAGCAGCACGGGCTCCTTCGGGCGG GAGACGGAGAAGCTGGAGCAGCTGGTGAGCAGGCTCCATGCCTACGGCACCATCGGGCTGCCCAAGATgccaccccagctctgctttgacCGTGACTcctgggaggaggatggggacgAGGCTGGACTGGCACTAGAGGACAGCTGGCAGCAGATCATCCGGGGTGCAGAG GCCCTGTCGCGCCGGCAGTGCCACCAGCAGGAAGCCATCTGGGAGCTGCTTCACACCGAGGCCACCTACATCCGCAAGCTCAAAGTCATCACCGAC ctctttctctgctgcctgctgaacCTGCAGGAGTTGGGGCTGCTCTGCGAG GTGGATGCTGAGAAGCTCTTTGGCAACATTGGAGAAATCATCCAGTTGCACCGCAAGCTGTGGCGCAGTGTCATGGCCCCAGTGCTGGCCAAGGCGCGCCAGACCGGGGCACCACTCGACCCCATTGACTTCCTCAGTGGCTTCAAGATG TTTGGCTCCCTCTTCGAGCCCTACGTGCGGTACTGCATGGAGGAGGAGGGCTGCATGGAGTATATGCGGGCACTGCTGCGGGACAGCGAGCTCTTCCGTGCCTACGTGACG TGGGCCGAGAAGCACGAGCAGTGCAGCCGCCTGAAGCTGAGCGACATGTTGGTGAAGCCCCACCAGCGCCTCACCAAGTACCCATTGCTCCTCAAGTCTGTGCTGAAGAAGACAGACGACCCACGCGCTCGTGATGCCATCACCACCATG ATTGGCTCCGTGGAGCGTTTCATCAACCACGTCAACTCGCGGATGTGCCAGCGGCAGGAGCAGCAGCGCCTGGCTGCCATCCTCAGCCGCATCGATGCCTACGAGGTGGTAGAGGGCAGCACGGATGAGGTAGACAAG ctgctgaaggagTTCCTGCGGCTGGACCTGATGGCCCCCATTCCTGGCACCTCCCCGGAGGACACCCGGCAGCTCCTTCTCGAGGGAAGCCTGCGGATGCGGGAAGGTAAAGACAGCAAG ATGGACGTCCACTGCTTTCTCTTCACCGATCTCTTCCTCATCACCAAGCCCCTCAAGAAGGCCGAGCGCACCAAGGTGGTCCGACAGCCCCTGCTGATGGACAAGGTCGTCTGCCGGGAGCTGAGGGACCCGG gcTCCTTCCTTCTCATCTACCTGAACGAGCTTGGGAGTGCCGTGGCCGCCTACACCTTCCAGGCCAGCGGGCAGTGCCGCAGCTGGGTTGAGGCAGTGCGCAACGCCCAG AACCTGCTGCAGCGGCTGCGGCAGCGCCGGCggttggaggaggaggagaaggaggaagaggaggagggtgagAGCGGTGCCTCGGCCACCAGCTCACCCACTGTCCGGCGCCACGGCAGCACCAGCCTGGACTCACAGCAGTG cccctctgaTGGCTCAACTGAGACCCTTGCCCTGGTGGCAGTGGACGGCGGTGGTGAACTCTCCTCCCCGGACTGGGACACGGGGCCCTTCAGCTCGACCTCGGACGGCTCCTCCATCGGCACCAGAACCTCCGCTGAGACCCCtacccaggagctgcctgcgGGTGCCCTACCTGTACCCGTGCCCCACGGTGCGGAGCCCCCCACTGGTGGCTGCCGCTCGTCCTCTATCGACAGCGCCTACGGCACgctctctcctgcctccctgcGGGACTTCAGCCAGCAGCCAGAGGGACAGGAGCCTTCCCCGGCCCCGCGGCCCCCCTCGCCCCGGCTGCGCCGCCGTACGCCTGtacagctcctgccctgcccggTCAGGGTGCTCAAGTCCAAGTCGGAGGCCAGtctgccccagctcctgctccctggcTCCCCAGCCCCCCTCAGCCAAAGCCGCAGCCTCTCTGACCTCTGCACCGGCCCCGCTCGGACTCTTGCCCAAGCTCTCGCCCCCGCGGCTGcccccagcagcagtggcagctctACCTCTGAGCTTTCGGAGCCAGAGGAGCCTGTGGAGAGCCGAGCATCCCTCCCCAGGGAGCTCAGTCACCACCCCCATCCCGCTGCCCATCGCACCCTCTCAGACCCGCAGCCAGCACAGCACCGCAAGCTGACTCCGGCGCAGCTCTACCGGATCCGGACCACGCTGGTGCTCAACTCCACGCTGACTGCCTC GGAAGTCTGA
- the TNFRSF25 gene encoding tumor necrosis factor receptor superfamily member 25 isoform X2 codes for MKSCYPGAAWVILAGLWLAASESQPPGCQDCAVLPGRQVLVQPPTRLRRLAARPPCPSGMNWIEGARQCCAQCPAGMFLVRPCSSHGNDTVCAPCPPGTFRTLPNTFTKCQACYECARQDFQSVLSNCSATSNVVCGCEPGRFRDCLDEHCTEFSCRQCQPCTGQLIQRPCSEEQDTLCGSCKPDFYAEGSECRPCHTSTPETCSKECQRVCGVGRGLGLEYILLVLTGPLFLGALVIYHKRKRFRHDALPTSPLPAAQEMEHDMSKAWSRLKPQALLQEQPSSVERLGGEVEPSAPSEPHSTLLQGSQLYAVIDAVPVRRWKEFMRVLELREAEIDLVELEVVHIRDQQYEMLKRWCQQTSATLDRVFAALERMELAGCAEALRQRLLEGP; via the exons ATGAAGAGCTGCTACCCAGGGGCAGCTTGG GTGATCCTGGCAGGCCTGTGGCTAGCAGCAAGCGAATCACAGCCCCCGGGGTGCCAGGACTGTGCCGTGCTGCCAGGGCGGCAGGTCCTGGTGCAGCCACCCACCCGCCTGCGGAGGTTGGCTGCCAGACCCCCCTGCCCCTCTGGCATGAACTGGATTGAGGGAGCTCGTCAGTGCTGTGCCCAGTGTCCTGCAG GGATGTTCCTGGTCAGACCCTGCTCGAGCCATGGTAATGACACCGTCTGTGCCCCCTGCCCCCCTGGAACCTTCCGCACCCTACCCAACACCTTCACCAAATGCCAGGCTTGCTACGAATGCGCCCGCCAAG ACTTCCAGAGCGTGCTCAGCAACTGCTCAGCCACCAGCAATGTCgtctgtggctgtgagcctGGCCGCTTCCGTGACTGCCTCGACGAACACTGCACCGAGTTCTCCTGTCGACAGTGCCAGCCCTGCACTGGGCAGCTCATCCAGCGACCCT GCTCGGAGGAGCAGGACACGCTCTGTGGCAGCTGCAAACCTGATTTCTATGCTGAGGGCAGCGAGTGCCGGCCATGCCACAC gagcACCCCGGAGACATGCAGCAAGGAGTGCCAGCGGGTGTGTGGTGTTGGCCGAG GCTTAGGGCTGGAGTACATCCTGCTGGTGCTCACTGGGCCCCTCTTCCTGGGCGCCCTTGTTATTTACCACAAGAGGAAGCGGTTCCGGCACGATGCCCTGCCAACCAgccccctgccagcagcacag GAAATGGAGCATGACATGAGCAAGGCATGGAGCAGACTCAAGCCCCAAGCCTTACtccaggagcagcccagcagcgTTGAACGACTGGGTGGTGAGGTGGAGCCCTCTGCCCCTTCAGAGCCCCACAgcaccctgctgcagggcagccagCTCTACGCTGTCATTGACGCGGTGCCGGTGAGGCGCTGGAAGGAGTTCATGCGGGTGCTGGAGCTGCGGGAGGCTGAGATTGATCTGGTGGAGCTAGAGGTGGTTCACATCCGTGACCAGCAGTATGAGATGTTGAAGCGCTGGTGCCAGCAGACCAGTGCCACGCTTGACCGTGTCTTTGCTGCCCTGGAGCGCATGGAACTGGCCGGCTGCGCCGAAGCGCTGCgccagaggctgctggagggACCCTGA
- the PLEKHG5 gene encoding pleckstrin homology domain-containing family G member 5 isoform X2, producing the protein MQAPGRRRKNMTEFLGDASIPSPELAPHGSGSLPANGTDTWKNRAASRFSGFFGSGSSTGSFGRETEKLEQLVSRLHAYGTIGLPKMPPQLCFDRDSWEEDGDEAGLALEDSWQQIIRGAEALSRRQCHQQEAIWELLHTEATYIRKLKVITDLFLCCLLNLQELGLLCEVDAEKLFGNIGEIIQLHRKLWRSVMAPVLAKARQTGAPLDPIDFLSGFKMFGSLFEPYVRYCMEEEGCMEYMRALLRDSELFRAYVTWAEKHEQCSRLKLSDMLVKPHQRLTKYPLLLKSVLKKTDDPRARDAITTMIGSVERFINHVNSRMCQRQEQQRLAAILSRIDAYEVVEGSTDEVDKLLKEFLRLDLMAPIPGTSPEDTRQLLLEGSLRMREGKDSKMDVHCFLFTDLFLITKPLKKAERTKVVRQPLLMDKVVCRELRDPGSFLLIYLNELGSAVAAYTFQASGQCRSWVEAVRNAQNLLQRLRQRRRLEEEEKEEEEEGESGASATSSPTVRRHGSTSLDSQQCPSDGSTETLALVAVDGGGELSSPDWDTGPFSSTSDGSSIGTRTSAETPTQELPAGALPVPVPHGAEPPTGGCRSSSIDSAYGTLSPASLRDFSQQPEGQEPSPAPRPPSPRLRRRTPVQLLPCPVRVLKSKSEASLPQLLLPGSPAPLSQSRSLSDLCTGPARTLAQALAPAAAPSSSGSSTSELSEPEEPVESRASLPRELSHHPHPAAHRTLSDPQPAQHRKLTPAQLYRIRTTLVLNSTLTASEV; encoded by the exons ATGCAG GCTCCGGGCCGGCGGAGGAAGAACATGACAGAGTTTCTGGGAGATGCCAGTatccccagccctgagctggcCCCCCATGGCAGTGGCTCCCTACCTGCCAACGGCACCGACACCTGGAAGAACCGTGCCGCCAGCCGCTTCAGTGGATTCTTTGGCTCCGGCAGCAGCACGGGCTCCTTCGGGCGG GAGACGGAGAAGCTGGAGCAGCTGGTGAGCAGGCTCCATGCCTACGGCACCATCGGGCTGCCCAAGATgccaccccagctctgctttgacCGTGACTcctgggaggaggatggggacgAGGCTGGACTGGCACTAGAGGACAGCTGGCAGCAGATCATCCGGGGTGCAGAG GCCCTGTCGCGCCGGCAGTGCCACCAGCAGGAAGCCATCTGGGAGCTGCTTCACACCGAGGCCACCTACATCCGCAAGCTCAAAGTCATCACCGAC ctctttctctgctgcctgctgaacCTGCAGGAGTTGGGGCTGCTCTGCGAG GTGGATGCTGAGAAGCTCTTTGGCAACATTGGAGAAATCATCCAGTTGCACCGCAAGCTGTGGCGCAGTGTCATGGCCCCAGTGCTGGCCAAGGCGCGCCAGACCGGGGCACCACTCGACCCCATTGACTTCCTCAGTGGCTTCAAGATG TTTGGCTCCCTCTTCGAGCCCTACGTGCGGTACTGCATGGAGGAGGAGGGCTGCATGGAGTATATGCGGGCACTGCTGCGGGACAGCGAGCTCTTCCGTGCCTACGTGACG TGGGCCGAGAAGCACGAGCAGTGCAGCCGCCTGAAGCTGAGCGACATGTTGGTGAAGCCCCACCAGCGCCTCACCAAGTACCCATTGCTCCTCAAGTCTGTGCTGAAGAAGACAGACGACCCACGCGCTCGTGATGCCATCACCACCATG ATTGGCTCCGTGGAGCGTTTCATCAACCACGTCAACTCGCGGATGTGCCAGCGGCAGGAGCAGCAGCGCCTGGCTGCCATCCTCAGCCGCATCGATGCCTACGAGGTGGTAGAGGGCAGCACGGATGAGGTAGACAAG ctgctgaaggagTTCCTGCGGCTGGACCTGATGGCCCCCATTCCTGGCACCTCCCCGGAGGACACCCGGCAGCTCCTTCTCGAGGGAAGCCTGCGGATGCGGGAAGGTAAAGACAGCAAG ATGGACGTCCACTGCTTTCTCTTCACCGATCTCTTCCTCATCACCAAGCCCCTCAAGAAGGCCGAGCGCACCAAGGTGGTCCGACAGCCCCTGCTGATGGACAAGGTCGTCTGCCGGGAGCTGAGGGACCCGG gcTCCTTCCTTCTCATCTACCTGAACGAGCTTGGGAGTGCCGTGGCCGCCTACACCTTCCAGGCCAGCGGGCAGTGCCGCAGCTGGGTTGAGGCAGTGCGCAACGCCCAG AACCTGCTGCAGCGGCTGCGGCAGCGCCGGCggttggaggaggaggagaaggaggaagaggaggagggtgagAGCGGTGCCTCGGCCACCAGCTCACCCACTGTCCGGCGCCACGGCAGCACCAGCCTGGACTCACAGCAGTG cccctctgaTGGCTCAACTGAGACCCTTGCCCTGGTGGCAGTGGACGGCGGTGGTGAACTCTCCTCCCCGGACTGGGACACGGGGCCCTTCAGCTCGACCTCGGACGGCTCCTCCATCGGCACCAGAACCTCCGCTGAGACCCCtacccaggagctgcctgcgGGTGCCCTACCTGTACCCGTGCCCCACGGTGCGGAGCCCCCCACTGGTGGCTGCCGCTCGTCCTCTATCGACAGCGCCTACGGCACgctctctcctgcctccctgcGGGACTTCAGCCAGCAGCCAGAGGGACAGGAGCCTTCCCCGGCCCCGCGGCCCCCCTCGCCCCGGCTGCGCCGCCGTACGCCTGtacagctcctgccctgcccggTCAGGGTGCTCAAGTCCAAGTCGGAGGCCAGtctgccccagctcctgctccctggcTCCCCAGCCCCCCTCAGCCAAAGCCGCAGCCTCTCTGACCTCTGCACCGGCCCCGCTCGGACTCTTGCCCAAGCTCTCGCCCCCGCGGCTGcccccagcagcagtggcagctctACCTCTGAGCTTTCGGAGCCAGAGGAGCCTGTGGAGAGCCGAGCATCCCTCCCCAGGGAGCTCAGTCACCACCCCCATCCCGCTGCCCATCGCACCCTCTCAGACCCGCAGCCAGCACAGCACCGCAAGCTGACTCCGGCGCAGCTCTACCGGATCCGGACCACGCTGGTGCTCAACTCCACGCTGACTGCCTC GGAAGTCTGA
- the TNFRSF25 gene encoding tumor necrosis factor receptor superfamily member 25 isoform X1 — translation MKSCYPGAAWVILAGLWLAASESQPPGCQDCAVLPGRQVLVQPPTRLRRLAARPPCPSGMNWIEGARQCCAQCPAGMFLVRPCSSHGNDTVCAPCPPGTFRTLPNTFTKCQACYECARQDFQSVLSNCSATSNVVCGCEPGRFRDCLDEHCTEFSCRQCQPCTGQLIQRPCSEEQDTLCGSCKPDFYAEGSECRPCHTSTPETCSKECQRVCGVGRGLGLEYILLVLTGPLFLGALVIYHKRKRFRHDALPTSPLPAAQVATSRAGAVATSCCQVSAQGWDHLHWTQMCFPQEMEHDMSKAWSRLKPQALLQEQPSSVERLGGEVEPSAPSEPHSTLLQGSQLYAVIDAVPVRRWKEFMRVLELREAEIDLVELEVVHIRDQQYEMLKRWCQQTSATLDRVFAALERMELAGCAEALRQRLLEGP, via the exons ATGAAGAGCTGCTACCCAGGGGCAGCTTGG GTGATCCTGGCAGGCCTGTGGCTAGCAGCAAGCGAATCACAGCCCCCGGGGTGCCAGGACTGTGCCGTGCTGCCAGGGCGGCAGGTCCTGGTGCAGCCACCCACCCGCCTGCGGAGGTTGGCTGCCAGACCCCCCTGCCCCTCTGGCATGAACTGGATTGAGGGAGCTCGTCAGTGCTGTGCCCAGTGTCCTGCAG GGATGTTCCTGGTCAGACCCTGCTCGAGCCATGGTAATGACACCGTCTGTGCCCCCTGCCCCCCTGGAACCTTCCGCACCCTACCCAACACCTTCACCAAATGCCAGGCTTGCTACGAATGCGCCCGCCAAG ACTTCCAGAGCGTGCTCAGCAACTGCTCAGCCACCAGCAATGTCgtctgtggctgtgagcctGGCCGCTTCCGTGACTGCCTCGACGAACACTGCACCGAGTTCTCCTGTCGACAGTGCCAGCCCTGCACTGGGCAGCTCATCCAGCGACCCT GCTCGGAGGAGCAGGACACGCTCTGTGGCAGCTGCAAACCTGATTTCTATGCTGAGGGCAGCGAGTGCCGGCCATGCCACAC gagcACCCCGGAGACATGCAGCAAGGAGTGCCAGCGGGTGTGTGGTGTTGGCCGAG GCTTAGGGCTGGAGTACATCCTGCTGGTGCTCACTGGGCCCCTCTTCCTGGGCGCCCTTGTTATTTACCACAAGAGGAAGCGGTTCCGGCACGATGCCCTGCCAACCAgccccctgccagcagcacaggtagccacctccagggctggggctgtggccACGTCATGCTGCCAGGTTAGTGCCCAGGGTTGGGACCATCTGCACTGGACCCAGATGTGCTTCCCACAGGAAATGGAGCATGACATGAGCAAGGCATGGAGCAGACTCAAGCCCCAAGCCTTACtccaggagcagcccagcagcgTTGAACGACTGGGTGGTGAGGTGGAGCCCTCTGCCCCTTCAGAGCCCCACAgcaccctgctgcagggcagccagCTCTACGCTGTCATTGACGCGGTGCCGGTGAGGCGCTGGAAGGAGTTCATGCGGGTGCTGGAGCTGCGGGAGGCTGAGATTGATCTGGTGGAGCTAGAGGTGGTTCACATCCGTGACCAGCAGTATGAGATGTTGAAGCGCTGGTGCCAGCAGACCAGTGCCACGCTTGACCGTGTCTTTGCTGCCCTGGAGCGCATGGAACTGGCCGGCTGCGCCGAAGCGCTGCgccagaggctgctggagggACCCTGA